In Chitinophaga varians, the following are encoded in one genomic region:
- a CDS encoding saccharopine dehydrogenase C-terminal domain-containing protein — MKNILLFGAGKSATSLIDYLLANAPRQKWHITVADHDLMLIKSKTGKSYYATPAAIDIKDQAARQQLIQETDLVISLLPPHLHITVAKDCLQFHKNLLTASYIDPEVRKLEKDIEKAGLLFMYEMGLDPGIDHMSAMKLIHSIEKKGGQIFSFKSYCGGLISPESLDNPWQYKISWNARNVVMAGASGAIYREKGKTREVAYEQLFDHNKTIQVPGLGKLAYYPNRDSLGYMESYKLENIATFMRATLRFPDFCEGWNALIKLGLTGENGKIQTDHLTCFDWATRHIEGVDKQAGHEEVMARFLNVSSKSKVIRQLKFLGLLNGDQINLGEKTDAEVLQHLVEDKLKMEPSDKDMIVMMHEIEFERRNMATRMHSYMITQGEDNVRTAMAKTVGLPLGILAKLLLQEKITLTGLRIPVMPEIYNPVLKELEEFDIRFEESFE; from the coding sequence ATGAAGAATATTCTGTTGTTTGGGGCCGGAAAATCGGCGACCAGCCTGATCGACTATCTGCTGGCCAATGCACCTAGACAAAAATGGCATATCACGGTGGCGGACCATGACCTGATGCTCATCAAATCCAAAACAGGCAAGTCTTATTATGCCACCCCGGCGGCCATCGACATAAAAGACCAGGCGGCCCGGCAGCAGCTGATACAGGAAACGGACCTTGTCATCTCCCTGCTCCCTCCCCACCTGCATATTACCGTGGCCAAAGATTGCCTGCAGTTCCATAAAAACCTCCTCACCGCTTCCTATATTGATCCCGAAGTACGCAAACTCGAAAAAGACATTGAAAAAGCCGGGCTCCTGTTCATGTATGAAATGGGCCTCGATCCTGGTATCGACCATATGTCTGCCATGAAACTTATTCACTCCATCGAGAAAAAAGGCGGACAGATATTTTCGTTTAAATCCTACTGCGGCGGCCTTATCTCCCCGGAAAGCCTGGACAACCCATGGCAGTACAAGATCTCCTGGAACGCGCGCAACGTAGTGATGGCCGGCGCTTCCGGCGCCATCTACCGCGAAAAGGGCAAAACCCGCGAAGTGGCGTACGAACAGCTCTTTGACCATAACAAAACCATCCAGGTGCCCGGACTGGGCAAACTCGCCTACTATCCCAACCGCGATTCCCTCGGGTACATGGAGTCCTATAAACTGGAAAACATTGCCACCTTCATGCGCGCCACCCTGCGTTTCCCCGATTTCTGCGAAGGATGGAACGCCCTGATCAAACTGGGCCTCACCGGTGAAAACGGCAAAATACAGACCGACCACCTCACCTGCTTCGACTGGGCCACACGACATATCGAGGGAGTTGACAAACAAGCCGGCCATGAAGAAGTAATGGCCAGGTTCCTCAATGTCAGCAGCAAATCAAAAGTGATCCGGCAGCTGAAATTCCTTGGTCTGCTCAACGGCGACCAGATCAACCTCGGCGAGAAAACAGACGCGGAAGTGCTGCAACACCTGGTGGAAGATAAACTGAAGATGGAACCTTCTGATAAGGATATGATCGTGATGATGCATGAGATAGAATTCGAGCGCCGCAACATGGCCACCCGCATGCACAGCTACATGATCACACAGGGAGAAGACAATGTACGCACGGCCATGGCCAAAACAGTAGGACTGCCGCTGGGCATCCTTGCCAAACTGCTGCTGCAGGAGAAAATAACCCTCACCGGCCTGCGCATCCCCGTGATGCCCGAAATATATAACCCGGTCTTAAAAGAACTGGAAGAATTTGATATCCGTTTTGAAGAAAGTTTTGAGTAG
- the gyrA gene encoding DNA gyrase subunit A has protein sequence MTEHTENQQEGRIVQINIEEQMKTAYIDYSMSVIVGRALPDVRDGLKPVHRRVLFGMNELGNHSNKPYKKSARVVGEVMGKYHPHGDASIYDTIVRLAQPWSMRYPMVDGQGNFGSVDGDMPAAMRYTEIRLQRIAEAMLEDIEKETVDFTNNFDDTLEEPTVLPTRIPNLLVNGASGIAVGMATNIMPHNLSEVVDGAVAYIENRDITVEELIKHVKAPDFPTGGTIYGFEGVKQGFETGRGRVVVRGKITAETAKNGRERLVIYELPYQINKAILHQKIAQLVNDKIIEGITDVRDESDREGMRLVIDLKKEAISNVIINQLYKYSELQTSYGINNVALVKGRPRILNLKDMLAEFIDFRHEVVVRRTRFDLRKAEEKAHILAGYLIALDHLDEVIALIRASNTPDVARDGLMSQFGLSEIQAKAILELRLQRLTGMERDKIRAEYDEVMKLIAWLKDVLNDESLRMKIIREELEEVKKKFGDERKTEIQYLASEMRIEDIIAEEDVVITISHLGYIKRTSAYDYRQQKRGGRGAIGGRTRDEDYIEHLFVASTHHTMLFFTEKGRCYWLKVYEIPEGEKSGKGRAIQNMIQLPGDDKIRAIIDIKDLGDKDYINNHYIVLCTKKGIIKKTLLEEFSRPRQNGVNAITINEGDQLLEAKLTTGDSQIMMAIQSGRAIRFPENTVRDTGRGAIGVRGIEVDSEKDEVVGMICVNKDDDSRTILVVSEKGFGKRTNIEEYRITNRGGKGVKTINITEKTGNLIAILDVTEKHDLMITCKSGITIRMAVADIREAGRATQGVRLIRLDDADEIAAVARLDEQEEETAEVLEGEENTVANDSIADTSTDTDTEQDTAAEGPETPQE, from the coding sequence ATGACAGAGCACACGGAAAATCAGCAGGAAGGGAGAATTGTCCAGATTAATATCGAGGAACAAATGAAAACGGCCTACATCGATTACTCAATGTCTGTAATCGTGGGTCGTGCCTTGCCCGATGTGAGAGATGGTTTAAAGCCTGTACACCGCCGCGTTTTATTCGGAATGAACGAGTTGGGCAACCACAGCAACAAGCCCTACAAGAAGTCAGCGCGTGTGGTGGGTGAGGTAATGGGTAAGTATCACCCCCATGGTGACGCCTCTATCTACGACACCATTGTACGTTTGGCCCAGCCCTGGAGCATGCGCTATCCCATGGTGGACGGCCAGGGTAACTTCGGCTCCGTAGATGGTGACATGCCCGCTGCGATGCGTTACACCGAAATCCGTCTTCAACGCATTGCGGAAGCGATGCTGGAAGACATCGAAAAAGAAACGGTGGATTTCACCAACAACTTCGACGACACCCTGGAAGAACCTACGGTGTTGCCTACCCGCATTCCGAACCTGCTGGTCAACGGCGCTTCCGGTATCGCGGTAGGGATGGCCACCAACATTATGCCCCATAACCTCTCTGAAGTAGTGGACGGCGCAGTGGCCTATATCGAAAATCGGGACATCACCGTTGAAGAACTGATCAAACACGTGAAGGCCCCTGACTTCCCGACAGGTGGCACCATATATGGTTTTGAAGGCGTTAAACAGGGCTTCGAGACCGGAAGGGGCAGAGTGGTGGTAAGAGGTAAAATCACCGCGGAAACGGCTAAAAACGGCCGCGAAAGACTGGTGATCTATGAACTGCCCTACCAGATCAACAAAGCCATCCTGCACCAGAAAATCGCACAGCTGGTAAACGACAAGATCATCGAAGGCATCACCGACGTACGTGACGAGAGTGACCGCGAAGGGATGCGCCTGGTAATAGACCTGAAAAAGGAAGCTATCTCCAACGTGATCATCAACCAGCTCTATAAATACTCCGAGCTGCAGACTTCCTACGGTATCAACAACGTGGCCCTGGTGAAAGGCCGTCCGCGTATCCTCAACCTGAAGGACATGCTGGCAGAGTTCATCGACTTCCGCCACGAAGTAGTGGTCAGAAGGACCCGCTTCGACCTCCGCAAAGCGGAAGAAAAAGCGCATATCCTCGCCGGCTACCTGATCGCACTGGACCACCTGGACGAGGTGATCGCCCTGATCCGTGCCTCCAATACGCCGGACGTGGCCAGAGACGGACTGATGAGCCAGTTCGGCCTCTCCGAAATACAGGCCAAAGCCATCCTGGAACTGCGCCTGCAACGCCTCACAGGCATGGAACGCGATAAGATCCGTGCGGAATACGACGAAGTGATGAAACTCATCGCCTGGTTGAAAGATGTGCTTAACGACGAGTCGCTCCGTATGAAGATCATCCGGGAAGAACTGGAAGAGGTGAAAAAGAAATTCGGTGATGAACGCAAAACCGAAATCCAGTACCTCGCCAGCGAAATGAGAATTGAAGATATCATCGCGGAAGAAGACGTGGTGATCACTATTTCCCACCTGGGTTATATCAAACGTACCTCTGCATACGACTACCGTCAGCAGAAACGCGGCGGCCGTGGCGCCATCGGCGGCAGGACCCGCGACGAAGATTACATTGAACACCTGTTCGTGGCTTCCACGCACCATACCATGCTGTTCTTTACTGAAAAAGGACGCTGCTACTGGCTTAAGGTATACGAAATACCGGAAGGCGAGAAGAGCGGTAAAGGACGTGCTATCCAGAATATGATCCAGCTGCCGGGCGATGACAAGATCCGCGCGATCATCGATATCAAAGACCTGGGCGATAAAGATTATATCAACAATCACTATATCGTTCTCTGTACCAAAAAAGGTATCATCAAGAAAACACTGCTGGAAGAATTCTCCCGTCCCCGTCAGAACGGGGTGAATGCCATCACCATCAACGAAGGGGACCAGCTGCTGGAAGCCAAACTGACTACCGGCGACAGCCAGATCATGATGGCCATCCAGAGCGGCCGCGCTATCCGCTTCCCGGAAAATACCGTGCGTGACACCGGTCGCGGCGCCATCGGCGTAAGAGGTATTGAAGTGGACAGCGAAAAAGATGAGGTAGTTGGTATGATTTGTGTAAACAAAGACGACGACTCCAGGACGATACTGGTAGTTTCTGAAAAAGGTTTCGGCAAACGCACCAACATCGAGGAATACCGTATCACCAACAGAGGTGGTAAAGGGGTGAAAACCATCAATATCACTGAAAAAACCGGTAACCTGATCGCCATCCTGGACGTAACGGAAAAACATGACCTGATGATCACCTGTAAATCCGGCATCACCATCCGCATGGCGGTGGCTGATATCCGCGAAGCAGGACGTGCCACTCAGGGCGTGCGCCTGATCCGTCTGGACGACGCTGATGAAATAGCAGCAGTGGCCCGTCTCGATGAGCAGGAAGAGGAAACCGCAGAAGTACTGGAAGGAGAAGAAAACACTGTAGCCAACGACAGCATCGCTGACACCAGCACAGATACTGATACTGAACAGGATACTGCAGCGGAAGGACCTGAAACGCCGCAGGAATAG